The following are from one region of the Prionailurus bengalensis isolate Pbe53 chromosome A2, Fcat_Pben_1.1_paternal_pri, whole genome shotgun sequence genome:
- the TCF3 gene encoding transcription factor E2-alpha isoform X4 has product MNQPQRMAPVGTDKELSDLLDFSMMFPLPGANGKGRPTPLAGAQFGASGLEDRPGSGSWGTGDQNSPPFDPSRAYGEGAHFPEPHDSLSPSTFLGPGLAGKGSERSAYTAFGRDAGVGGLSQAGFLPSELALSSPGPLSPSGTKGGSQYYSYAGHPRRRAAESGLDTQPKKVRKVPPGLPSSVYPSSSGDDYGRDTAAYPTAKTPGGTYPTPFYTADGSLQPAAELWNPPGQAGFGPVLGGGFGSLQPHERMGYQLHGAEVNGRLPAVPTFSLAPAAAYGSAPSHTPPVSGTDGLLGSRGTSAGSSGDALGKALASIYSPDHSSNNFSSSPSTPVGSPQGLAGTSQWTRTGAPGALSPSYDGGRHSLNKVEDRLDEAIHVLRSHAVGTAADGHGLLPGHGALASGFPGPILPLGGRHASLVGGGHSEDTPTGGGNLTHSHVALPSQPGPLPDLSRPPDSYSGLGRASAVSGTGEIKREEKEDEEDASVADNSEEEKKELKPPRTRTRAEG; this is encoded by the exons ATGAACCAGCCACAGAGGATGGCACCCGTGGGCACGGACAAGGAGCTCAGTGATCTCCTGGATTTCAGCATG aTGTTCCCGTTGCCAGGGGCCAACGGCAAGGGCCGGCCCACCCCCCTGGCTGGTGCCCAGTTTGGAGCCTCAG GTCTCGAGGACCGACCCGGCTCGGGCTCCTGGGGCACCGGCGACCAGAACAGCCCCCCCTTTGACCCCAGCCGG GCCTATGGCGAAGGCGCGCACTTCCCTGAGCCCCACGACAGCCTGTCTCCGTCCACATTCCTGGGACCTGGGCTCGCGG GCAAGGGCAGCGAGCGGAGCGCATACACTGCCTTCGGGAGAGATGCGGGTGTTGGCGGCCTGAGTCAG GCTGGCTTCCTGCCCAGCGAGCTGGCCCTCAGCAGCCCGGGGCCACTGTCCCCTTCGGGCACCAAGGGCGGCTCCCAGTATTACTCCTACGCCGGCCACCCTCGGCGGAGAGCCGCGGAGAGCGGACTGG ACACACAGCCCAAGAAGGTCCGGAAGGTGCCGCCAGGTCTCCCGTCTTCG GTGTACCCGTCCAGCTCAGGTGACGACTACGGCAGGGACACCGCCGCCTACCCAACCGCCAAGACCCCCGGCGGCACCTACCCTACCCCCTTCTACACGGCAG aTGGCAGCCTGCAGCCTGCGGCCGAGCTCTGGAATCCCCCGGGCCAGGCGGGCTTCGGGCCCGTGCTGGGCGGAGGCTTCGGCAGCCTGCAGCCACACGAGCGCATG GGCTACCAGCTGCATGGAGCGGAGGTGAACGGACGGCTGCCAGCGGTGCCCACCTTCTCCTTGGCCCCCGCGGCCGCCTACGGCAGCGCCCCCAGCCACACGCCCCCTGTCAGCGGGACCGACGGCCTCCTGG GCTCCCGCGGGACGTCGGCCGGCAGCTCTGGGGACGCCCTCGGGAAGGCATTGGCCTCG ATCTACTCCCCGGATCACTCGAGCAATAACTTCTCCTCCAGCCCCTCGACCCCCGTGGGCTCCCCTCAGGGCCTGGCAG GGACGTCTCAGTGGACCCGAACAGGAGCCCCCGGTGCCTTATCGCCCAGCTACGATGGGGGTCGTCACAGCCTG AACAAGGTAGAGGACCGCCTGGACGAGGCCATCCACGTGCTGCGCAGTCACGCGGTGGGCACGGCAGCTGATGGTCACGGGCTGCTGCCTGGCCATGGGGCCCTGGCCTCCGGCTTCCCCGGCCCCATCTTGCCCCTGGGTGGGCGACACGCCAGCCTG GTGGGAGGCGGCCACTCGGAAGACACGCCCACAGGCGGCGGCAACCTCACGCACAGCCACGTAGCCCTCCCCAGCcagcccggccccctccccgaCCTCTCTCGGCCACCAGACTCCTACAGTG